The Sesamum indicum cultivar Zhongzhi No. 13 linkage group LG2, S_indicum_v1.0, whole genome shotgun sequence genome contains a region encoding:
- the LOC105156345 gene encoding amino-acid permease BAT1 homolog isoform X3 has product MVWDRGGKNQSSLPSHVQEVAPDSADSGHARLNELGYKQELKRDLSFNIVGQWAVTTSVDFSLAQLITVIILLSTGGKNGGGYEPSKYVVIAFHGGILLVHAILNSLPISWLSFFGQLAAAWNVLGVFVLMILIPLVATEKASAKFVFTHFNTDNGEGIGSRLYIFVLGLLMSQYTLTGYDASAHMTEETKNADKNGPKGIISSIGISIIVGWGYILGITFAVTNIPNLLSPDNDAGGYAIAEIFYQAFKNRFGSGVGGIVCLGIVAVAIFFCGMSSITSNSRMAYAFSRDGAMPFSTFWHKVNKQEVPINAVWMSAVIAFCMALTSLGSLVAFQAMVSIATIGLYIAYALPIFFRVTLARKSFTPGPFSLGRYGVVVGWIAVLWVATISVLFSLPVAYPITKETLNYTPVAVGGLLILTVSSWILSARHWFRGPVTNINS; this is encoded by the exons ATGGTGTGGGATCGTGGAGGGAAGAATCAGTCATCACTTCCATCACATGTTCAAGAAGTGGCCCCTGATTCTGCTGATTCCGGCCATGCACGTTTGAATGAACTTGGCTACAAACAAGAACTCAAGCGTGACCTCTC GTTTAACATTGTTGGTCAG TGGGCTGTTACAACGAGTGTGGATTTTTCTCTAGCCCAGTTGATAACGGTTATAATTCTCCTCAGTACGGGTGGGAAGAATGGAGGAGGGTACGAGCCCTCTAAATATGTTGTTATTGCATTCCATGGCGGGATATTACTTGTACATGCCATCCTTAACAGTCTTCCCATCTCATGGTTGTCATTCTTTGGACAACTTGCTGCTGCATGGAATGTATTAG GCGTTTTTGTTCTTATGATCCTCATTCCCTTGGTTGCAACTGAGAAAGCCAGTGCCAAGTTTGTTTTTACTCATTTCAATACGGATAATGGGGAAGGAATTGGAAGTAGATTGTACATATTTGTTCTAGGACTTCTCATGAGTCAGTATACCCTGACAGGATATGATGCATCCGCCCATATG ACAGAGGAGACGAAGAATGCGGATAAGAACGGACCAAAGGGCATAATAAGTTCCATTGGCATATCCATAATTGTTGGTTGGGGTTACATTCTAGGTATCACCTTTGCAGTAACTAACATCCCAAACCTTTTGAGTCCAGACAATGATGCTGGTGGTTACGCCATTGCCGAAATATTTTACCAGGCTTTCAAGAATCGATTTGGCAGCGGTGTCGGTGGAATTGTTTGCTTGGGTATAGTTGCTGTCGCCATATTTTTCTGTGGCATGAGTTCAATCACAAGCAATTCCAG GATGGCATATGCGTTCTCGAGAGATGGTGCCATGCCGTTCTCCACATTTTGGCATAAAGTCAACAAGCAAGAGGTCCCTATAAACGCTGTCTGGATGTCGGCTGTTATAGCATTTTGCATGGCGTTAacg TCTCTGGGAAGCTTGGTGGCATTTCAAGCCATGGTATCAATAGCTACTATTGGACTCTACATAGCTTATGCCCTACCAATCTTCTTTAGAGTGACTCTGGCTCGAAAATCATTTACGCCCGGGCCTTTCAGCTTGGGGCGATATGGCGTTGTTGTTGGTTGGATTGCAGTCCTCTGGGTGGCAACAATTTCGGTTCTCTTCTCGTTGCCGGTTGCATATCCCATTACTAAGGAAACTCTAAACTACACTCCTGTTGCAGTGGGAGGCCTACTCATTCTCACAGTTTCTTCTTGGATCCTGAGTGCCAGGCACTGGTTTAGAGGTCCTGTAACAAACATAAATAGCTGA
- the LOC105156345 gene encoding amino-acid permease BAT1 homolog isoform X1 produces the protein MVWDRGGKNQSSLPSHVQEVAPDSADSGHARLNELGYKQELKRDLSVLSNFAFSFSIISVLTGVTTLYNTGLTYGGPVSFVYGWLIAGCFTLLVGYSMAEICSSYPTSGGLYYWSAKLAGPHWAPFASWITGWFNIVGQWAVTTSVDFSLAQLITVIILLSTGGKNGGGYEPSKYVVIAFHGGILLVHAILNSLPISWLSFFGQLAAAWNVLGVFVLMILIPLVATEKASAKFVFTHFNTDNGEGIGSRLYIFVLGLLMSQYTLTGYDASAHMTEETKNADKNGPKGIISSIGISIIVGWGYILGITFAVTNIPNLLSPDNDAGGYAIAEIFYQAFKNRFGSGVGGIVCLGIVAVAIFFCGMSSITSNSRMAYAFSRDGAMPFSTFWHKVNKQEVPINAVWMSAVIAFCMALTSLGSLVAFQAMVSIATIGLYIAYALPIFFRVTLARKSFTPGPFSLGRYGVVVGWIAVLWVATISVLFSLPVAYPITKETLNYTPVAVGGLLILTVSSWILSARHWFRGPVTNINS, from the exons ATGGTGTGGGATCGTGGAGGGAAGAATCAGTCATCACTTCCATCACATGTTCAAGAAGTGGCCCCTGATTCTGCTGATTCCGGCCATGCACGTTTGAATGAACTTGGCTACAAACAAGAACTCAAGCGTGACCTCTC AGTGTTGTCCAACTTTGCCTTTTCATTCTCCATTATATCGGTGCTCACTGGTGTGACGACCCTTTACAATACCGGGTTGACTTATGGTGGACCGGTTTCATTCGTGTATGGATGGCTGATTGCTGGTTGTTTCACTCTCCTTGTTGGGTATTCAATGGCTGAGATCTGCTCTTCTTATCCCACTTCTGGGGGGCTCTATTATTGGAGTGCAAAGCTTGCCGGCCCTCATTGGGCGCCCTTTGCCTCCTGGATCACTGGATG GTTTAACATTGTTGGTCAG TGGGCTGTTACAACGAGTGTGGATTTTTCTCTAGCCCAGTTGATAACGGTTATAATTCTCCTCAGTACGGGTGGGAAGAATGGAGGAGGGTACGAGCCCTCTAAATATGTTGTTATTGCATTCCATGGCGGGATATTACTTGTACATGCCATCCTTAACAGTCTTCCCATCTCATGGTTGTCATTCTTTGGACAACTTGCTGCTGCATGGAATGTATTAG GCGTTTTTGTTCTTATGATCCTCATTCCCTTGGTTGCAACTGAGAAAGCCAGTGCCAAGTTTGTTTTTACTCATTTCAATACGGATAATGGGGAAGGAATTGGAAGTAGATTGTACATATTTGTTCTAGGACTTCTCATGAGTCAGTATACCCTGACAGGATATGATGCATCCGCCCATATG ACAGAGGAGACGAAGAATGCGGATAAGAACGGACCAAAGGGCATAATAAGTTCCATTGGCATATCCATAATTGTTGGTTGGGGTTACATTCTAGGTATCACCTTTGCAGTAACTAACATCCCAAACCTTTTGAGTCCAGACAATGATGCTGGTGGTTACGCCATTGCCGAAATATTTTACCAGGCTTTCAAGAATCGATTTGGCAGCGGTGTCGGTGGAATTGTTTGCTTGGGTATAGTTGCTGTCGCCATATTTTTCTGTGGCATGAGTTCAATCACAAGCAATTCCAG GATGGCATATGCGTTCTCGAGAGATGGTGCCATGCCGTTCTCCACATTTTGGCATAAAGTCAACAAGCAAGAGGTCCCTATAAACGCTGTCTGGATGTCGGCTGTTATAGCATTTTGCATGGCGTTAacg TCTCTGGGAAGCTTGGTGGCATTTCAAGCCATGGTATCAATAGCTACTATTGGACTCTACATAGCTTATGCCCTACCAATCTTCTTTAGAGTGACTCTGGCTCGAAAATCATTTACGCCCGGGCCTTTCAGCTTGGGGCGATATGGCGTTGTTGTTGGTTGGATTGCAGTCCTCTGGGTGGCAACAATTTCGGTTCTCTTCTCGTTGCCGGTTGCATATCCCATTACTAAGGAAACTCTAAACTACACTCCTGTTGCAGTGGGAGGCCTACTCATTCTCACAGTTTCTTCTTGGATCCTGAGTGCCAGGCACTGGTTTAGAGGTCCTGTAACAAACATAAATAGCTGA
- the LOC105156344 gene encoding NFATC2-interacting protein isoform X2, with protein MDDSNEEFEPLFDYTRVQPFDVVCLDDDSQDESPVFCPKRRKLADAKEKKKERDVNLKDVKDVNSKDAKVIDCDDKEDDEEDWLPPPPKNVNNCSKILEEDSTLKALRLKRAELASLAQSAEEVVRAVEESVRKDLSASLQSSPKSDTKQPSEPPPDKEKLVISIQDKDGLKQFRVYMDDKFERLFKMYADRIKLDVKNLVFCFDGDKVSPAETPASLGMEENDIIEVHVKSS; from the exons ATG gaTGATTCGAATGAAGAATTCGAACCCCTTTTTGATTACACTCGCGTTCAGCCGTTCGACGTCGTTTGCCTCGACG ATGATAGTCAGGACGAATCACCAGTGTTTTGCCCAAAAAGACGGAAGCTCGCAGATGCTAAG gagaaaaagaaagagcgGGATGTGAATTTGAAAGATGTAAAGGATGTGAATTCAAAAGATGCAAAAGTGATTGATTGTGATGAtaaagaagatgatgaagaggATTGGTTGCCTCCACCACCAAAGAATGTAAATAACTGTAGCAAGATTCTCGAGGAGGACTCTACTCTGAAGGCCCTGAG GTTAAAAAGGGCAGAACTGGCATCTTTAGCCCAGTCAGCTGAGGAAGTTGTGCGAGCTGTTGAAGAATCTGTAAGAAAAGACCTTAGTGCTTCATTACAATCGTCTCCAAAAAGTGATACCAAACAGCCATCAGAACCTCCTCCTGATAAGGAAAAACTTGTCATATCTATCCAGGATAAGGATGGGCTTAAGCAATTTCGAGTTTACATG GATGATAAATTTGAGCGACTCTTCAAGATGTATGCAGACAGAATTAAGCTTGATGtgaaaaatttagttttctgCTTCGATGGGGATAAAGTTAGTCCAGCAGAAACTCCTGCTAGCCTTGGAATGGAGGAAAATGACATCATAGAAGTGCATGTGAAGTCAAGTTGA
- the LOC105156344 gene encoding NFATC2-interacting protein isoform X1: protein MIFIMFMCVAWKFSFSFWSSIYYWELADDSQDESPVFCPKRRKLADAKEKKKERDVNLKDVKDVNSKDAKVIDCDDKEDDEEDWLPPPPKNVNNCSKILEEDSTLKALRLKRAELASLAQSAEEVVRAVEESVRKDLSASLQSSPKSDTKQPSEPPPDKEKLVISIQDKDGLKQFRVYMDDKFERLFKMYADRIKLDVKNLVFCFDGDKVSPAETPASLGMEENDIIEVHVKSS from the exons ATGATTTTCATTATGTTTATGTGTGTAGCGTggaaattttctttctctttttggtCCTCTATATACTATTGGGAATTGGCAGATGATAGTCAGGACGAATCACCAGTGTTTTGCCCAAAAAGACGGAAGCTCGCAGATGCTAAG gagaaaaagaaagagcgGGATGTGAATTTGAAAGATGTAAAGGATGTGAATTCAAAAGATGCAAAAGTGATTGATTGTGATGAtaaagaagatgatgaagaggATTGGTTGCCTCCACCACCAAAGAATGTAAATAACTGTAGCAAGATTCTCGAGGAGGACTCTACTCTGAAGGCCCTGAG GTTAAAAAGGGCAGAACTGGCATCTTTAGCCCAGTCAGCTGAGGAAGTTGTGCGAGCTGTTGAAGAATCTGTAAGAAAAGACCTTAGTGCTTCATTACAATCGTCTCCAAAAAGTGATACCAAACAGCCATCAGAACCTCCTCCTGATAAGGAAAAACTTGTCATATCTATCCAGGATAAGGATGGGCTTAAGCAATTTCGAGTTTACATG GATGATAAATTTGAGCGACTCTTCAAGATGTATGCAGACAGAATTAAGCTTGATGtgaaaaatttagttttctgCTTCGATGGGGATAAAGTTAGTCCAGCAGAAACTCCTGCTAGCCTTGGAATGGAGGAAAATGACATCATAGAAGTGCATGTGAAGTCAAGTTGA
- the LOC105156345 gene encoding amino-acid permease BAT1 homolog isoform X2 yields the protein METPRRLVDGADVAPYHRLPDSDDSRLSQLGYKQELSRSLSAIANFSVTFSIISILTGITTLYSQGLTFGGPVTMVYGWPIVGLMTFFVGLSLSEICSAYPTSGGLYYWSAKLCGNEWGPFASWITGWFNIVGQWAVTTSVDFSLAQLITVIILLSTGGKNGGGYEPSKYVVIAFHGGILLVHAILNSLPISWLSFFGQLAAAWNVLGVFVLMILIPLVATEKASAKFVFTHFNTDNGEGIGSRLYIFVLGLLMSQYTLTGYDASAHMTEETKNADKNGPKGIISSIGISIIVGWGYILGITFAVTNIPNLLSPDNDAGGYAIAEIFYQAFKNRFGSGVGGIVCLGIVAVAIFFCGMSSITSNSRMAYAFSRDGAMPFSTFWHKVNKQEVPINAVWMSAVIAFCMALTSLGSLVAFQAMVSIATIGLYIAYALPIFFRVTLARKSFTPGPFSLGRYGVVVGWIAVLWVATISVLFSLPVAYPITKETLNYTPVAVGGLLILTVSSWILSARHWFRGPVTNINS from the exons ATGGAAACTCCGAGAAGATTGGTCGACGGCGCCGATGTCGCTCCATATCATCGGCTGCCGGATTCCGACGACTCGCGCCTCAGTCAGCTGGGTTACAAGCAAGAACTCAGCCGCAGTCTCTC GGCTATTGCGAACTTTTCGGTGACTTTCTCCATCATATCAATTCTGACGGGCATAACAACATTGTACAGTCAGGGCCTGACTTTTGGTGGGCCTGTAACCATGGTGTACGGGTGGCCAATTGTGGGCCTGATGACCTTCTTCGTGGGCCTGTCCTTATCTGAGATCTGCTCCGCCTACCCAACTTCAGGTGGGCTTTATTATTGGAGCGCAAAGCTCTGTGGAAATGAATGGGGCCCGTTTGCATCTTGGATCACTGGCTG GTTTAACATTGTTGGTCAG TGGGCTGTTACAACGAGTGTGGATTTTTCTCTAGCCCAGTTGATAACGGTTATAATTCTCCTCAGTACGGGTGGGAAGAATGGAGGAGGGTACGAGCCCTCTAAATATGTTGTTATTGCATTCCATGGCGGGATATTACTTGTACATGCCATCCTTAACAGTCTTCCCATCTCATGGTTGTCATTCTTTGGACAACTTGCTGCTGCATGGAATGTATTAG GCGTTTTTGTTCTTATGATCCTCATTCCCTTGGTTGCAACTGAGAAAGCCAGTGCCAAGTTTGTTTTTACTCATTTCAATACGGATAATGGGGAAGGAATTGGAAGTAGATTGTACATATTTGTTCTAGGACTTCTCATGAGTCAGTATACCCTGACAGGATATGATGCATCCGCCCATATG ACAGAGGAGACGAAGAATGCGGATAAGAACGGACCAAAGGGCATAATAAGTTCCATTGGCATATCCATAATTGTTGGTTGGGGTTACATTCTAGGTATCACCTTTGCAGTAACTAACATCCCAAACCTTTTGAGTCCAGACAATGATGCTGGTGGTTACGCCATTGCCGAAATATTTTACCAGGCTTTCAAGAATCGATTTGGCAGCGGTGTCGGTGGAATTGTTTGCTTGGGTATAGTTGCTGTCGCCATATTTTTCTGTGGCATGAGTTCAATCACAAGCAATTCCAG GATGGCATATGCGTTCTCGAGAGATGGTGCCATGCCGTTCTCCACATTTTGGCATAAAGTCAACAAGCAAGAGGTCCCTATAAACGCTGTCTGGATGTCGGCTGTTATAGCATTTTGCATGGCGTTAacg TCTCTGGGAAGCTTGGTGGCATTTCAAGCCATGGTATCAATAGCTACTATTGGACTCTACATAGCTTATGCCCTACCAATCTTCTTTAGAGTGACTCTGGCTCGAAAATCATTTACGCCCGGGCCTTTCAGCTTGGGGCGATATGGCGTTGTTGTTGGTTGGATTGCAGTCCTCTGGGTGGCAACAATTTCGGTTCTCTTCTCGTTGCCGGTTGCATATCCCATTACTAAGGAAACTCTAAACTACACTCCTGTTGCAGTGGGAGGCCTACTCATTCTCACAGTTTCTTCTTGGATCCTGAGTGCCAGGCACTGGTTTAGAGGTCCTGTAACAAACATAAATAGCTGA